In Eupeodes corollae chromosome 3, idEupCoro1.1, whole genome shotgun sequence, a single genomic region encodes these proteins:
- the LOC129949799 gene encoding ribosome biogenesis protein WDR12 homolog — protein MDISAAGAGKVQIRLFTKQEQYALPDVPYTIDANVLPTDLNNLINTLLEQSNVKSAFFDFLILNQYLQGTLIEHAKNNNFSFENVIEIEYVEKYPAPEPQDCLLHDDWVSAVKTRGNWILTGCYDNTINIWTTKGTHVLTIPGHSMPVKALSWVSLNEKEAHFVSVSQDQTVVLWKWNIAENTARSLCIYKGHQRGVDCVDVSQDARRFATGSWDTVLKIWSTECQDENGDSFMKNASENCPTKAPLMSLQGHKECISAVQWIDSETLLSGSWDQTIKIWNLSLEGIQSEITANKSFFDVSYSPLNKLIITASADKDLRLYDSRSNQGPVIRSTYFGHTQWIQSVTWSTTDEHLFLSGAYDNKNKLWDLRSTKAPLYDLMGHSDKVLDVDWSNPKYLVSGGADNTVRIFKSKKALKTNE, from the exons ATGGATATAAGCGCAGCAGGAGCCGGAAAAGTGCAAATTCGTCTTTTTACCAAACAAGAACA ATATGCTTTACCAGACGTTCCCTACACAATCGATGCTAATGTACTACCAACCGACCTTAACAATTTGATAAATACTTTGTTGGAACAATCTAATGTTAAATCAGCCTTCTTCGATTTTCTTATACTCAATCAGTACCTTCAGGGTACATTAATTGAACATgcgaaaaataacaacttttcatttgaaaatgttattgaaattgAGTACGTTGAAAAATATCCCGCTCCTGAACCTCAAGATTGTCTTCTGCACGATGATTGGGTATCGGCGGTCAAAACACGAGGAAATTGGATCCTTACTGGGTGTTATGATAACACAATTAATATTTGGACGACTAAAGGGACTCATGTTCTAACTATTCCTGGACATAGTATGCCAGTCAAGGCTTTATCGTGGGTCAGCTTAAATGAAAAAGAAGCACATTTTGTGAG tgtATCGCAAGATCAAACAGTGGTTTTGTGGAAATGGAACATTGCTGAAAATACTGCAAGGTCATTATGCATTTACAAAGGACATCAACGTGGTGTTGATTGCGTCGATGTGAGCCAAGATGCTCGAAGATTTGCAACTGGAAGCTGGGATACGGTACTGAAAATATGGTCTACtg aatGTCAAGACGAGAATGGGGACTCCTTTATGAAAAATGCATCCGAAAACTGCCCTACCAAGGCACCATTAATGAGTCTTCAAGGGCACAAAGAATGTATATCGGCTGTGCAATGGATAGACTCTGAAACTCTTCTAAGTGGTTCCTGGGatcaaactataaaaatatggAATCTAAGCTTAGAAGGAATACAGTCCGAAATTACGGCCAATAAATCATTCTTCGATGTGAGTTACTCCCCATTAAACAAGCTTATCATCACTGCTTCAGCAGATAAGGATTTGCGGCTTTATGATTCACGATCAAAtc AGGGTCCAGTTATACGTAGCACGTATTTTGGTCATACCCAATGGATTCAATCTGTAACTTGGTCGACGACTGATGAGCATCTCTTCCTTTCGGGAGCgtatgataataaaaataaactttgggATTTGAGGAG taCAAAAGCTCCCCTTTATGATCTCATGGGTCATAGCGATAAGGTGTTGGACGTCGATTGGTCTAATCCAAAATATCTTGTTTCAGGTGGAGCAGACAATACAGTGCGtatatttaaatccaaaaaagcGCTTAAAACGAATGAATAA
- the LOC129951238 gene encoding protein gustavus isoform X2, with product MELAKKRYKGGRAPIFRSSDRRRPQSISSATTLTPRVVLSRLEPRDFERLRLSYKVTILDQRRTRNNRSGMNMGQKNSAVVKSVSRGDAQVPFKPVIPRELAAEYVKPARIEILLDMPPANREAQLKYAWNAEDRSLNIFVKEDDKLTFHRHPVAQSTDCIRGKVGFTKGLHIWEIYWPTRQRGTHAVVGVGTSEAQLHSVGYQSLVGASDHSWGWDLGRNKLYHDSKNCAGITYPAILKNDEAFLVPDKFLLALDMDEGTLSFIVDHEYLGVAFRGLKGKKLYPIVSAVWGHCEITMRYIGGLDPEPLPLMYLCRRVIRQNLGRTHLEERIQELQLPHSMKTYLLYRDCR from the exons gTATAAGGGTGGTCGGGCACCTATTTTCAGATCCAGTGACCGAAGAAGACCACAAAGCATATCATCTGCCACAACCTTAACTCCACGTGTGGTTCTTTCCAGATTAGAACCAAGAGATTTTGAGCGCTTACGCTTGTCGTACAAAGTAACTATACTAGACCAAAGACGAACACGTAACAATCGATCTGGCATGAACATGGGACAAAAAAACAGTGCAGTTGTTAAAAGTGTTAGTCGCGGAGATGCACAAGTTCCATTCAAACCGGTCATACCACGTGAACTCGCAGCCGAATATGTTAAGCCAGCTCGTATTGAAATTTTACTTGATATGCCTCCAGCTAATCGCGAAGCACAACTCAAATACGCTTGGAATGCCGAGGATAGATCgctgaatatttttgtaaaagaagaTGATAAATTGACATTTCACAGACATCCTGTCGCACAGAGCACAGACTGCATACGCGGAAAAGTAGGCTTCACAAAAGGTCTTCACATTTGGGAAATATATTGGCCAACACGGCAGCGAGGCACACACGCTGTTGTAGGTGTAGGAACTTCGGAAGCACAATTACATTCAGTAGGTTATCAAAGTCTAGTTGGTGCATCAGATCACAGCTGGGGATGGGATTTAGGTAGAAATAAACTTTATCATGACTCCAAAAACTGTGCTGGAATAACTTATCCAGCGATACTCAAAAACGATGAAGCATTCCTAGTACCCGACAAATTTTTATTAGCACTTGATATGGACGAAGGAACACTTAGTTTTATAGTAGACCACGAATATTTGGGAGTAGCTTTTAGAGGATTGAAAGGAAAGAAACTTTATCCAATAGTATCTGCAGTTTGGGGACATTGCGAGATAACAATGCGATACATTGGTGGTTTAGATC ctgAACCATTACCCTTAATGTATTTATGTAGGCGTGTGATACGGCAGAATTTAGGACGGACGCATTTAGAAGAGCGCATACAAGAGCTACAACTGCCACACTCgatgaaaacatatttattatataGGGATTGCAGATAG
- the LOC129951238 gene encoding protein gustavus isoform X3, whose amino-acid sequence MNMGQKNSAVVKSVSRGDAQVPFKPVIPRELAAEYVKPARIEILLDMPPANREAQLKYAWNAEDRSLNIFVKEDDKLTFHRHPVAQSTDCIRGKVGFTKGLHIWEIYWPTRQRGTHAVVGVGTSEAQLHSVGYQSLVGASDHSWGWDLGRNKLYHDSKNCAGITYPAILKNDEAFLVPDKFLLALDMDEGTLSFIVDHEYLGVAFRGLKGKKLYPIVSAVWGHCEITMRYIGGLDPEPLPLMYLCRRVIRQNLGRTHLEERIQELQLPHSMKTYLLYRDCR is encoded by the exons ATGAACATGGGACAAAAAAACAGTGCAGTTGTTAAAAGTGTTAGTCGCGGAGATGCACAAGTTCCATTCAAACCGGTCATACCACGTGAACTCGCAGCCGAATATGTTAAGCCAGCTCGTATTGAAATTTTACTTGATATGCCTCCAGCTAATCGCGAAGCACAACTCAAATACGCTTGGAATGCCGAGGATAGATCgctgaatatttttgtaaaagaagaTGATAAATTGACATTTCACAGACATCCTGTCGCACAGAGCACAGACTGCATACGCGGAAAAGTAGGCTTCACAAAAGGTCTTCACATTTGGGAAATATATTGGCCAACACGGCAGCGAGGCACACACGCTGTTGTAGGTGTAGGAACTTCGGAAGCACAATTACATTCAGTAGGTTATCAAAGTCTAGTTGGTGCATCAGATCACAGCTGGGGATGGGATTTAGGTAGAAATAAACTTTATCATGACTCCAAAAACTGTGCTGGAATAACTTATCCAGCGATACTCAAAAACGATGAAGCATTCCTAGTACCCGACAAATTTTTATTAGCACTTGATATGGACGAAGGAACACTTAGTTTTATAGTAGACCACGAATATTTGGGAGTAGCTTTTAGAGGATTGAAAGGAAAGAAACTTTATCCAATAGTATCTGCAGTTTGGGGACATTGCGAGATAACAATGCGATACATTGGTGGTTTAGATC ctgAACCATTACCCTTAATGTATTTATGTAGGCGTGTGATACGGCAGAATTTAGGACGGACGCATTTAGAAGAGCGCATACAAGAGCTACAACTGCCACACTCgatgaaaacatatttattatataGGGATTGCAGATAG
- the LOC129951238 gene encoding protein gustavus isoform X1, with the protein MKKANKANELTKLDEIQTEPNKQKIRYKGGRAPIFRSSDRRRPQSISSATTLTPRVVLSRLEPRDFERLRLSYKVTILDQRRTRNNRSGMNMGQKNSAVVKSVSRGDAQVPFKPVIPRELAAEYVKPARIEILLDMPPANREAQLKYAWNAEDRSLNIFVKEDDKLTFHRHPVAQSTDCIRGKVGFTKGLHIWEIYWPTRQRGTHAVVGVGTSEAQLHSVGYQSLVGASDHSWGWDLGRNKLYHDSKNCAGITYPAILKNDEAFLVPDKFLLALDMDEGTLSFIVDHEYLGVAFRGLKGKKLYPIVSAVWGHCEITMRYIGGLDPEPLPLMYLCRRVIRQNLGRTHLEERIQELQLPHSMKTYLLYRDCR; encoded by the exons gTATAAGGGTGGTCGGGCACCTATTTTCAGATCCAGTGACCGAAGAAGACCACAAAGCATATCATCTGCCACAACCTTAACTCCACGTGTGGTTCTTTCCAGATTAGAACCAAGAGATTTTGAGCGCTTACGCTTGTCGTACAAAGTAACTATACTAGACCAAAGACGAACACGTAACAATCGATCTGGCATGAACATGGGACAAAAAAACAGTGCAGTTGTTAAAAGTGTTAGTCGCGGAGATGCACAAGTTCCATTCAAACCGGTCATACCACGTGAACTCGCAGCCGAATATGTTAAGCCAGCTCGTATTGAAATTTTACTTGATATGCCTCCAGCTAATCGCGAAGCACAACTCAAATACGCTTGGAATGCCGAGGATAGATCgctgaatatttttgtaaaagaagaTGATAAATTGACATTTCACAGACATCCTGTCGCACAGAGCACAGACTGCATACGCGGAAAAGTAGGCTTCACAAAAGGTCTTCACATTTGGGAAATATATTGGCCAACACGGCAGCGAGGCACACACGCTGTTGTAGGTGTAGGAACTTCGGAAGCACAATTACATTCAGTAGGTTATCAAAGTCTAGTTGGTGCATCAGATCACAGCTGGGGATGGGATTTAGGTAGAAATAAACTTTATCATGACTCCAAAAACTGTGCTGGAATAACTTATCCAGCGATACTCAAAAACGATGAAGCATTCCTAGTACCCGACAAATTTTTATTAGCACTTGATATGGACGAAGGAACACTTAGTTTTATAGTAGACCACGAATATTTGGGAGTAGCTTTTAGAGGATTGAAAGGAAAGAAACTTTATCCAATAGTATCTGCAGTTTGGGGACATTGCGAGATAACAATGCGATACATTGGTGGTTTAGATC ctgAACCATTACCCTTAATGTATTTATGTAGGCGTGTGATACGGCAGAATTTAGGACGGACGCATTTAGAAGAGCGCATACAAGAGCTACAACTGCCACACTCgatgaaaacatatttattatataGGGATTGCAGATAG